One Deltaproteobacteria bacterium DNA window includes the following coding sequences:
- a CDS encoding sigma-54-dependent Fis family transcriptional regulator, with product MSKSILIVDDDELMRSFLSTILKEEGHRIEVAGNGKEGLAKLQATEFDLVITDLRMPDISGLDLMREGGKAKPDTKWIVITAFGSIGNAVEAVKAGASDYLTKPFHNPDELRHVIRRVLREAEAERTISLLAEELGRQFPPVEMIFLGEKMQEVYRMVQEVAPTPATVLISGPSGTGKELVARVIHQLSPRQNKPFVAVHCAALAETLLESELFGHERGAFTGAVSARKGRFELADNGTLFLDEIGEIAPSIQVKLLRVLQEREFERVGGMKSLSVNVRVISATNKELKTEVSPGRLREDLFYRLNVFPVRLPPLVERREAILPLADFFAKKFAAAFGKKMDGFTPSARSALLEYGWPGNIRELQNVIERALILSSGKIDVLHLNLETPTQTQPAAEGLLKASERETIRKILSEVGGNRKRAAEILGISVRTLQYRIKEYGL from the coding sequence GTGAGTAAATCAATCCTAATCGTTGATGACGATGAATTGATGCGATCCTTCCTTTCCACTATCCTGAAGGAAGAAGGCCACCGTATAGAGGTGGCCGGCAACGGGAAGGAGGGATTGGCAAAACTCCAGGCTACAGAGTTTGACCTGGTCATTACGGACTTGCGAATGCCCGACATCTCCGGACTCGACCTTATGCGAGAAGGAGGCAAGGCAAAACCCGACACAAAGTGGATAGTGATTACTGCCTTCGGTTCAATCGGAAATGCCGTAGAGGCCGTGAAAGCCGGGGCCTCTGATTACTTGACCAAGCCCTTTCACAACCCGGATGAGCTTCGCCATGTCATCAGACGGGTTTTGAGGGAAGCCGAAGCAGAACGAACAATTTCTCTTCTCGCTGAGGAACTGGGAAGACAATTTCCTCCTGTGGAGATGATCTTTCTCGGCGAGAAAATGCAAGAGGTATACCGAATGGTCCAGGAAGTCGCTCCCACCCCTGCAACTGTCCTCATCAGCGGGCCCAGCGGAACTGGAAAGGAACTCGTAGCCCGGGTGATCCATCAGTTGAGCCCGCGGCAGAACAAACCGTTTGTGGCAGTTCATTGCGCAGCTCTGGCAGAAACACTTCTTGAAAGTGAGCTGTTCGGACACGAACGGGGGGCATTCACCGGAGCCGTTTCCGCTCGAAAGGGGCGATTTGAACTGGCTGACAACGGCACATTGTTCCTGGACGAGATTGGAGAAATTGCCCCTTCAATCCAGGTGAAACTCCTCAGGGTGCTGCAGGAACGAGAGTTTGAACGGGTCGGCGGAATGAAATCCTTATCCGTCAACGTCAGGGTCATATCGGCCACAAACAAGGAGCTCAAAACCGAGGTCTCCCCCGGCAGGCTCAGAGAGGATCTCTTCTACAGGCTGAACGTTTTTCCTGTCAGGCTTCCGCCTCTTGTGGAGCGACGCGAGGCCATCCTTCCTCTTGCGGATTTTTTTGCCAAGAAATTTGCGGCTGCCTTTGGCAAGAAAATGGACGGCTTCACTCCCTCTGCAAGATCGGCCCTCCTTGAATATGGCTGGCCGGGAAACATCCGAGAATTGCAGAACGTAATTGAGCGGGCGCTTATCCTCTCCAGCGGGAAGATTGATGTTCTTCACCTGAATCTTGAAACTCCCACGCAAACGCAACCTGCCGCAGAGGGATTGCTGAAGGCAAGCGAGCGGGAAACAATCCGGAAGATCCTCTCTGAGGTAGGAGGAAACAGGAAGAGGGCCGCAGAAATTCTCGGGATATCCGTGAGGACCCTCCAGTATCGGATCAAGGAATATGGACTGTAG
- a CDS encoding ABC transporter ATP-binding protein, producing the protein MSLVVAENIDKDYQAGEISIKALKGVSFQIEPSSFVSFVGPSGSGKTTLLNLIGCLDKPTHGRLRVADTDVSNLDQKQSASFRGNHIGFIFQDFNLIPVLTVYENIEYPLIMVQNVPVQERERRIMSLLEAVGMGEQRDKYPDQISGGQKQRVAVARALVTNPNVVIADEPTANLDSKTARMVIDLMKKMRDESGTTFIFSTHDPRVVAEAEIIYTLEDGGLAGREAKGGTDDV; encoded by the coding sequence ATGTCGTTAGTCGTGGCGGAGAACATTGACAAAGACTATCAAGCAGGCGAGATCAGCATTAAGGCTTTAAAGGGCGTGAGCTTTCAGATTGAACCTTCCTCCTTTGTGTCATTTGTAGGGCCGTCGGGAAGCGGCAAGACAACGCTTTTAAATCTCATTGGTTGCCTGGACAAACCAACACATGGGCGATTGAGGGTTGCGGACACCGATGTTTCGAACCTTGACCAGAAACAAAGTGCTTCTTTCAGAGGTAATCATATCGGCTTTATTTTTCAGGATTTTAACCTGATCCCGGTTCTCACGGTTTATGAGAACATCGAATACCCTCTTATCATGGTACAGAATGTGCCTGTCCAGGAAAGAGAAAGAAGGATAATGTCTCTGCTGGAAGCTGTGGGAATGGGTGAACAAAGGGACAAATACCCGGACCAGATTTCAGGAGGGCAGAAGCAGAGAGTAGCGGTTGCAAGGGCATTGGTTACCAACCCTAATGTGGTGATTGCAGATGAGCCTACCGCCAATTTAGATAGCAAAACCGCCCGTATGGTCATAGATCTCATGAAAAAGATGAGGGATGAATCCGGGACGACGTTCATATTCTCAACCCATGACCCGAGGGTAGTGGCCGAGGCGGAGATCATCTATACACTTGAGGATGGAGGGCTGGCCGGCAGAGAGGCGAAAGGAGGTACAGACGATGTTTAA